A region of Nostoc sp. 'Peltigera membranacea cyanobiont' N6 DNA encodes the following proteins:
- a CDS encoding MinD/ParA family ATP-binding protein, which yields MSEIISIHSFRGGTGKSNVTSNLAAIIARSGKRVGIVDTDIQSPGIHVLFGLEQERIRYTLNDYLWGRCQIEEAVYDVSAILKQKQTFFGRQGSIHLIPSSIKMSDISRILREGYDARLLNDGLHNLVRRLKLDYLLIDTHPGINEETLLSIILSDVLLVILRPDKQDYQGTAVAIDVARKLEVPKMLIVINKALPSLDFKELGKRVENTYKTPVAGILPVCEEMFHLGSSGIFCLQYPDHSWTQKINAIAKQITGSGAKLFAK from the coding sequence ATGTCTGAAATTATTTCAATTCACTCATTCCGTGGCGGAACTGGTAAGTCAAATGTTACGAGTAATCTTGCTGCTATCATCGCTCGCTCTGGGAAGCGAGTTGGGATAGTTGATACAGATATCCAATCTCCAGGAATTCATGTTCTATTTGGTCTTGAACAAGAGCGAATCCGCTATACTTTGAACGATTACTTATGGGGTCGTTGTCAGATTGAAGAAGCAGTTTATGATGTTAGTGCGATTCTCAAACAAAAACAAACATTTTTTGGTCGCCAGGGAAGTATTCATCTGATTCCTTCTAGCATTAAGATGAGTGACATTTCTCGAATCTTGCGCGAAGGCTATGACGCACGCCTGCTTAATGATGGTTTACATAATCTAGTTCGTCGTTTAAAACTGGACTATCTGTTGATTGATACTCATCCTGGCATTAACGAAGAAACGTTGCTATCGATTATTCTTTCTGATGTCCTGCTGGTGATTCTCCGTCCAGATAAACAGGATTATCAAGGTACAGCAGTAGCGATAGATGTTGCTCGGAAGTTAGAAGTGCCTAAAATGCTAATAGTAATCAACAAAGCTCTACCATCTTTAGATTTTAAAGAGTTAGGGAAACGAGTGGAGAATACCTACAAAACCCCTGTGGCTGGCATACTGCCTGTTTGTGAAGAGATGTTTCATTTAGGGAGTAGTGGAATCTTCTGTTTGCAGTATCCAGATCATTCATGGACTCAAAAAATTAATGCGATCGCTAAACAAATCACTGGTTCTGGAGCCAAATTGTTTGCCAAATAA
- a CDS encoding phosphate/phosphite/phosphonate ABC transporter substrate-binding protein encodes MFLRFSRRLFLFNLLGFTFAACKSRGFEGTLTVGAINYGGGEQIINQYAKFNSYLGEKTNSYIQLEPVFNENRAVERLEARAWSLVFAPPGLAAIAIARHQYVPLFPLIGISNLRSIFVVRKDNPITDLKQLQGKTLALGQLGSATGYYFPLYNLYGTTLAEILFAPTPKAALEFVAQGKAIACAVSEAELALYGSQFAPTEFRILFKDPHYVPLGVVLIGPNVERNRQEFIRKVMSDSPSGLAQEVGYVPNGQVPDYKYMISVVDRVSSITSKLQTKPVRLF; translated from the coding sequence ATGTTTTTGCGATTTTCCCGGCGTTTATTTCTGTTTAATTTACTAGGTTTTACATTTGCTGCCTGCAAATCACGCGGCTTTGAGGGCACGTTAACTGTTGGTGCAATCAACTATGGTGGAGGCGAACAGATAATTAATCAATATGCTAAATTTAACAGTTATTTGGGCGAAAAAACAAACTCATATATTCAGCTAGAACCTGTTTTTAATGAGAATAGAGCGGTTGAGCGTCTTGAGGCTCGTGCTTGGTCATTGGTATTTGCTCCACCAGGTTTAGCGGCTATTGCGATCGCCCGTCACCAATATGTTCCTTTGTTTCCTTTAATAGGAATCAGTAATTTGCGCTCAATCTTCGTTGTTCGCAAAGACAATCCCATAACCGACTTGAAACAACTGCAAGGAAAAACACTGGCTTTAGGTCAGTTAGGTTCCGCAACAGGATATTATTTCCCTCTTTACAATCTTTATGGCACAACACTAGCTGAGATCCTATTTGCACCCACACCCAAAGCCGCACTGGAATTTGTGGCTCAAGGAAAAGCGATCGCTTGTGCTGTCTCAGAAGCGGAATTGGCTCTCTACGGTTCACAGTTCGCCCCCACCGAATTCCGCATCCTATTTAAAGACCCTCACTATGTACCATTAGGTGTGGTGTTGATTGGGCCGAATGTAGAACGTAACCGTCAAGAGTTCATCCGAAAAGTGATGAGTGATTCGCCTTCCGGTTTAGCTCAAGAAGTGGGGTATGTACCCAATGGACAAGTACCAGATTACAAATATATGATTTCTGTGGTCGATCGGGTGAGTTCTATTACTTCTAAGCTGCAAACTAAACCGGTTCGTTTATTTTGA
- a CDS encoding serine/threonine-protein kinase → MLGQLLDGRYQVLQVLGGGGFGQTYIAQDTHRPGFPKCVVKHLLPVTRSPEFLETARRLFSSEAETLEHLGNHDQIPRLLAYFEHNQEFFLVQEFIEGHTLKAELLPNQPWIEEKVIQLLQQMLGILQFIHSHNVIHRDIKPDNIIRRQQDGKLVLIDFGAVKQVQTQLLTVPGRTGATIIIGTPGYMSTEQGQGKPRPNSDIYSLGIIGIQSLTGLHPINFEEDSDTGEISWQHHANVSSELASVLSKMVLHHFKQRYQSAAEVLQVLKHLDTKVEIPLLQSPFFTQPPQPQNSIRHRSVSILSAENYSRLETILLEFVGPVASTLLRQVAASAPNCEELISQLAIHLRGNQQIDFQNKTMFLLEKPTLLQELTVKSEIKSNNLPNQESQVISDSFVHQCERELADLIGPIAKFLVQKAVKSSGQISRAEFVKILASKIPEPQKALQFQQRLLS, encoded by the coding sequence ATGCTAGGACAATTATTAGATGGACGTTACCAAGTCCTCCAGGTCTTAGGTGGAGGTGGATTCGGTCAAACTTACATAGCCCAAGATACCCATCGGCCAGGTTTCCCGAAATGCGTTGTCAAACATCTTTTGCCCGTCACTCGTAGCCCTGAATTTCTCGAAACTGCTAGACGGCTATTTAGCAGTGAAGCAGAAACACTAGAACATCTGGGCAACCATGACCAAATCCCTCGGCTTTTAGCCTATTTTGAACATAACCAAGAGTTCTTCTTGGTGCAAGAATTCATTGAAGGGCATACTCTGAAAGCAGAACTCTTACCCAATCAACCTTGGATAGAAGAGAAAGTAATTCAACTTCTCCAACAGATGTTGGGTATTCTGCAATTTATTCACAGCCACAACGTTATCCATCGAGATATCAAACCGGACAATATAATCAGGCGGCAACAAGACGGTAAGCTAGTGCTGATTGACTTTGGCGCAGTTAAACAAGTCCAAACTCAATTGCTTACAGTTCCAGGGCGCACGGGGGCTACTATTATCATTGGCACTCCAGGATATATGTCTACAGAACAGGGGCAAGGTAAGCCCCGCCCTAACAGCGATATTTATTCTTTGGGTATTATTGGCATCCAATCGTTGACTGGGTTACATCCTATAAATTTTGAGGAAGATTCAGATACGGGTGAAATTTCTTGGCAGCATCACGCTAATGTCAGTTCTGAGTTGGCATCTGTGCTATCTAAGATGGTGCTACACCACTTTAAACAGCGCTATCAGTCTGCGGCTGAAGTTCTACAGGTGCTTAAGCATCTTGATACTAAAGTAGAAATACCATTACTTCAATCACCATTTTTTACACAACCGCCTCAACCACAAAACTCAATTAGGCATCGGTCTGTTTCTATCTTGTCTGCCGAAAATTATAGTCGGTTGGAAACAATTCTTTTGGAATTTGTCGGCCCTGTTGCCTCAACATTACTAAGACAAGTTGCGGCATCAGCGCCCAACTGCGAAGAATTAATTAGTCAATTAGCCATTCATCTTCGAGGAAATCAGCAAATTGATTTTCAGAATAAAACAATGTTTCTACTAGAGAAACCGACTCTATTACAGGAACTGACTGTTAAATCGGAAATTAAGTCAAATAATTTGCCAAACCAAGAATCTCAAGTAATCAGCGATAGCTTTGTGCATCAGTGTGAGCGGGAATTGGCTGATTTAATTGGGCCAATAGCTAAGTTTCTAGTCCAAAAAGCTGTTAAGTCTTCTGGGCAAATTTCCCGTGCAGAATTTGTGAAAATTTTAGCATCAAAAATTCCCGAACCTCAAAAAGCTTTGCAATTTCAGCAACGCTTACTTTCCTGA
- a CDS encoding Uma2 family endonuclease, whose translation MTIAQELDSETGICEDVIFPPGDLFSDEPPLETELHLRQIILLLQCLEWLWRDRNDFYSAGNLTIYYSPRQRKSEKFRGPDFFVVLGTERKTRKSWVVWEEDGKYPNVILEILSNSTANTDKGLKKEIYQNTFRTPDYFWFDPYTLEFAGFHLVDGEYQPLQASEQGHLWSQQLGLYLGIYQGLLRFFKPDGQLVPTPEEIAQQSEQRVEQAEQKVEQAEQRAQQEAEKAERLAAKLRELNIDPDTI comes from the coding sequence ATGACGATCGCCCAAGAATTAGATTCCGAAACAGGCATCTGCGAAGATGTTATATTTCCTCCTGGTGATTTATTCAGTGATGAGCCTCCCTTGGAAACTGAACTGCATCTACGACAAATAATCCTACTTTTGCAATGTCTGGAATGGCTATGGCGAGATAGAAATGATTTCTACTCGGCGGGAAACCTGACTATCTACTATAGTCCACGCCAACGCAAATCAGAAAAGTTTCGGGGCCCAGACTTTTTTGTAGTGCTGGGAACTGAACGCAAAACCCGTAAAAGTTGGGTAGTGTGGGAAGAAGATGGCAAATATCCTAATGTCATTCTTGAAATCTTATCTAACTCCACAGCTAATACTGACAAAGGTTTAAAGAAAGAAATTTATCAAAATACTTTCCGCACACCCGATTATTTTTGGTTTGACCCATATACATTAGAATTTGCGGGATTTCATTTAGTAGATGGAGAGTATCAACCTCTACAAGCTTCAGAGCAAGGACATTTGTGGAGTCAGCAGCTAGGCTTATATCTGGGAATTTATCAGGGACTATTGCGGTTTTTTAAACCAGATGGTCAACTAGTCCCGACACCTGAAGAAATAGCTCAACAGTCAGAACAAAGGGTAGAACAGGCAGAACAAAAAGTAGAACAGGCAGAACAAAGGGCACAACAGGAAGCTGAAAAAGCAGAACGTTTGGCAGCAAAATTGCGAGAGTTAAATATTGACCCAGATACAATTTAA
- the gatB gene encoding Asp-tRNA(Asn)/Glu-tRNA(Gln) amidotransferase subunit GatB has translation MTTATTVKTEYEAIIGLETHCQLSTKTKIFSDSSTAFGADPNTNIDPVCMGLPGVLPVLNEKVLEYAVKAGLALNCQIARYSKFDRKQYFYPDLPKNYQISQYDLPIAEHGWLEIELVDAEGNPTRKRIGITRLHMEEDAGKLVHAGSVGEASRNETRLSGSSYSLVDYNRAGIPLVEIVSEPDLRSGLEAAEYAEEIRRIVRYLGVSDGNMQEGSLRCDVNISVRPVGRKEFGTKVEIKNMNSFSAIQRAIDYEIERQIAAIEAGASIIQETRLWEEGAQRTSSMRIKEGSSDYRYFPEPDLAPIEVTDAQLEQWRSELPELPAQKRHHYENELGLSTYDARVLTEDRPVTEYFETAIASGANPKAAANWITQDIAAYLNKQKLSITEIGLTPTNLADIITRIETGKISNAQAKEKLPDLLSGISPEKAFAGLELISDPSVLEPIVDEVIAANPKELEKYRNGNTNLKGFFVGQVLKKTAKRADPKLTNELVEKKLNAL, from the coding sequence ATGACGACTGCTACAACTGTAAAAACTGAGTATGAAGCGATTATTGGTCTAGAAACCCATTGTCAGCTGAGTACCAAGACCAAGATTTTCTCTGATAGCTCTACTGCATTTGGTGCTGACCCAAATACTAACATTGACCCGGTTTGTATGGGTTTACCTGGGGTCTTACCTGTACTTAATGAAAAAGTATTAGAATACGCTGTCAAAGCTGGTTTGGCACTGAATTGTCAAATCGCTAGATATAGCAAATTTGACCGGAAACAGTATTTTTATCCTGACTTACCTAAAAATTACCAAATTTCTCAATACGATCTACCGATCGCAGAACATGGTTGGTTAGAAATAGAATTGGTAGATGCTGAGGGGAATCCGACTCGCAAACGCATTGGTATCACACGTCTGCACATGGAAGAAGATGCAGGAAAATTGGTACATGCAGGTAGCGTTGGCGAAGCCTCTCGGAACGAGACTCGCCTTTCTGGTTCTTCCTATTCTCTAGTAGACTACAATCGCGCAGGTATACCATTAGTCGAAATTGTCTCGGAACCCGATCTGCGTTCTGGATTGGAAGCTGCTGAATATGCCGAAGAGATACGCCGGATTGTCCGGTATCTCGGCGTGAGTGACGGGAATATGCAAGAAGGATCTCTGCGCTGCGATGTCAACATTTCTGTACGTCCAGTGGGACGAAAGGAATTTGGTACCAAAGTAGAAATAAAAAACATGAACTCCTTCAGCGCCATCCAACGGGCGATTGACTACGAAATTGAGCGCCAAATCGCCGCCATCGAAGCAGGCGCGAGCATTATCCAAGAAACTCGGCTGTGGGAAGAAGGCGCTCAACGCACAAGTAGTATGCGGATAAAGGAAGGTTCTAGCGATTATCGCTACTTCCCCGAACCAGATTTAGCACCAATTGAGGTGACGGATGCTCAATTAGAGCAATGGCGTAGCGAACTACCAGAATTACCAGCCCAAAAACGCCATCATTATGAAAATGAGTTGGGGCTTTCGACTTATGACGCGCGAGTATTGACAGAAGATCGTCCAGTAACGGAATATTTTGAAACTGCGATCGCATCTGGAGCAAATCCCAAAGCTGCTGCAAACTGGATTACTCAAGATATCGCCGCCTACCTTAATAAGCAAAAACTCAGTATTACTGAAATTGGACTGACTCCCACCAATTTAGCTGATATCATCACTCGCATTGAAACAGGCAAAATTAGCAATGCTCAAGCTAAAGAAAAGTTGCCAGATTTGCTCAGTGGGATTTCTCCTGAAAAAGCCTTTGCAGGTCTTGAGTTAATCAGCGATCCTAGTGTACTAGAACCCATCGTCGATGAAGTCATAGCTGCTAATCCCAAAGAACTAGAAAAGTATCGCAACGGTAACACCAACCTTAAAGGCTTCTTTGTCGGACAAGTTCTGAAAAAGACAGCTAAACGTGCCGATCCGAAGCTGACTAATGAATTGGTGGAAAAGAAACTGAACGCCTTGTAA
- a CDS encoding CTB family bacteriocin, with protein sequence MSDNIKPVELSAEELDNVAGGAFSFVIADNYNALDQQAGGTVLGPNGGIGSSTVQQTTVSHQSLQEIKATGFFPSTLES encoded by the coding sequence ATGTCTGACAACATTAAGCCCGTAGAATTATCTGCTGAAGAATTAGACAACGTTGCTGGTGGCGCTTTTAGCTTTGTGATTGCTGACAACTACAACGCACTCGATCAGCAAGCTGGCGGAACTGTTCTTGGCCCTAATGGCGGTATTGGCTCTTCCACCGTTCAACAAACTACTGTATCTCATCAAAGTTTGCAAGAAATTAAAGCAACTGGCTTCTTTCCTTCCACTCTTGAAAGTTAA
- a CDS encoding response regulator transcription factor, which translates to MNVLFVEDEAKIANFVRAGLKEQGFVVDYCDNGDEGYLRALENEYDVLVLDIMVPGKDGLSILKLLRRQGRNAPVILLTARNELDDRLEGLNLGADDYIAKPFFVEELAARIHAVVRRSVSERQNLLSVGPIKLDRITREVTCDRQAIELTSREFNLLEYLMRSPGRVFTRTQILEHVWGYDFNPNTNVVDVCIQRIRKKIDPIDEAVWIESIRGVGYRFRKPESGS; encoded by the coding sequence GTGAACGTTTTATTTGTTGAAGATGAAGCGAAAATTGCTAACTTCGTCCGGGCTGGACTGAAGGAGCAGGGATTTGTTGTAGACTACTGCGACAACGGTGATGAAGGATATCTGCGGGCATTAGAAAATGAATATGATGTTCTTGTCCTCGACATTATGGTGCCGGGAAAGGATGGACTATCAATTCTGAAACTGTTGCGGCGGCAAGGTCGGAATGCTCCGGTAATTTTGTTGACGGCTCGGAATGAACTAGACGATCGCTTAGAAGGGCTAAATTTAGGAGCCGATGACTATATCGCTAAACCGTTTTTTGTAGAAGAGTTAGCGGCTAGAATTCATGCCGTTGTTCGCCGGAGTGTGAGCGAGCGCCAAAATCTCCTTAGTGTTGGGCCGATCAAACTCGACCGGATTACCAGAGAAGTCACTTGCGATCGCCAGGCGATAGAACTCACCAGCCGCGAGTTTAATCTTCTGGAGTATCTGATGCGCTCTCCCGGACGGGTTTTCACCCGTACCCAAATTCTGGAGCATGTTTGGGGCTATGACTTTAACCCCAACACCAACGTCGTAGATGTTTGTATCCAGCGAATTCGTAAAAAAATTGACCCCATTGATGAAGCAGTCTGGATTGAAAGCATTCGCGGGGTTGGATATCGGTTTCGCAAACCAGAGTCTGGCTCATGA
- a CDS encoding cyanophycin synthetase, producing the protein MEIPFVTSIIQKVAKEIGAVVLLDPECTFMGLITFKNGNKTFFRTTRFSINSSGSVAIAKDKSVSSFFLNSFGYKVTEGKTFFSEELCEEIANIRNIDAGFYYAKELGFPVIVKPINLSQGLFVTKVHNKQEYYQVAKKILQKVSGFIVERFYSGNDYRIVVLDDEVISAYQRIPLFITGDGQSNVLELMQQKQESFIKNGRKEIIDFEDYRIKKNLRRRKLNFSSAIPKNNIVYLLDNANLSTGGEAIDFTETIHPDFKKLAVSITKDMELRLAGVDILASDITSPIVDYTIIEVNGAPSLTHYASFGEVQTQRVENLYLRILKILENENNREK; encoded by the coding sequence ATGGAAATACCATTTGTAACATCAATCATTCAAAAAGTAGCAAAGGAAATAGGAGCAGTAGTTTTATTAGACCCAGAATGCACCTTTATGGGACTGATTACTTTTAAAAACGGGAATAAAACTTTTTTTCGGACTACCAGATTTAGTATTAATTCATCTGGTTCAGTAGCAATAGCTAAAGACAAAAGTGTTTCGAGCTTTTTTTTAAATAGCTTCGGCTACAAAGTTACTGAAGGAAAAACATTTTTCAGTGAAGAACTATGCGAAGAGATAGCTAACATTAGGAATATAGATGCAGGCTTCTATTATGCTAAAGAGTTAGGTTTTCCCGTAATCGTCAAGCCAATTAATCTCAGTCAAGGATTATTTGTTACAAAGGTTCATAATAAGCAAGAATACTATCAAGTAGCCAAGAAAATCTTGCAAAAAGTCTCTGGATTTATTGTTGAACGATTTTATAGTGGCAATGACTATAGAATTGTGGTGCTTGATGATGAAGTCATTTCGGCATATCAAAGAATTCCTCTATTTATAACCGGAGATGGTCAATCTAATGTTTTAGAACTCATGCAGCAAAAACAGGAAAGTTTTATCAAAAATGGTAGGAAAGAAATTATAGATTTTGAAGATTACAGAATTAAAAAAAACTTGCGAAGACGGAAGCTAAATTTTAGTAGCGCGATCCCTAAGAATAATATTGTTTATCTTTTAGATAATGCAAATTTATCGACTGGGGGCGAGGCAATAGACTTTACAGAAACTATCCATCCTGATTTTAAAAAATTAGCAGTAAGTATTACAAAAGATATGGAACTGAGATTAGCAGGTGTGGACATTCTTGCTAGTGATATAACCTCACCAATCGTAGATTATACAATTATTGAAGTAAATGGCGCTCCTAGCTTAACTCACTACGCATCATTTGGTGAAGTTCAGACCCAGAGGGTAGAAAATCTATATCTCAGAATTCTCAAAATACTTGAAAACGAGAATAATAGAGAAAAGTAA
- a CDS encoding c-type heme family protein, giving the protein MLNNITLKDLKIGAKFNLLLILVFIVSIVGSGVALSSVLQGRAQNEVTSQAQILIQMVNAVRDYTQNRIDPLLEPRLDTNPTFMPEVVPTFSSKEVFENFRKKPEFQNFFHKDATLNPTNLADKADNFETQLVERFRRDSKTQEITGFRNLSEGEVFYIARPLKIVQQKCLRCHSTPDMAPKSQLVNYGSENGFGWQLNQIVSAQIISVPSQEIFANAKRTWILIMGLLIAIFAIVVFLINFLIKKYVIQRIRRIEKIAQKVSIGDMSADFEESSNDEIGGLAEAFNRMKASLKIALEMLNNQS; this is encoded by the coding sequence ATGTTAAATAACATCACATTAAAAGATTTAAAAATAGGTGCTAAATTTAACTTACTTTTAATATTAGTTTTCATAGTCAGTATTGTGGGAAGTGGCGTTGCCTTATCTAGTGTACTTCAAGGGAGAGCGCAAAATGAAGTAACTTCTCAAGCACAGATTCTCATCCAAATGGTGAACGCGGTTAGAGATTATACACAAAATCGGATAGATCCCTTATTAGAACCTAGACTAGACACTAACCCAACGTTCATGCCGGAAGTAGTACCAACTTTTTCCTCTAAAGAGGTGTTTGAGAATTTTCGTAAAAAGCCTGAATTTCAAAACTTTTTTCATAAAGATGCAACACTTAATCCGACTAATTTAGCGGATAAAGCTGATAATTTTGAAACTCAACTTGTAGAACGGTTTCGCCGCGACTCCAAAACTCAAGAGATTACAGGCTTTCGTAACTTATCAGAAGGCGAAGTATTTTATATTGCGCGACCACTAAAGATCGTACAACAGAAATGTCTGCGATGTCATTCTACACCAGATATGGCTCCTAAAAGTCAGTTGGTAAATTATGGCTCAGAAAATGGTTTTGGCTGGCAACTCAATCAGATTGTTTCTGCTCAAATAATCTCTGTTCCTTCCCAAGAGATTTTTGCCAATGCCAAACGGACTTGGATATTAATTATGGGACTTTTAATTGCCATCTTTGCGATCGTAGTTTTCTTAATTAACTTCTTAATCAAAAAATATGTAATTCAGCGCATTAGAAGAATTGAAAAAATAGCCCAAAAAGTTAGCATTGGTGATATGAGCGCTGATTTTGAAGAAAGCTCTAATGATGAAATTGGCGGGTTAGCTGAAGCATTTAATCGGATGAAAGCTAGCTTAAAAATAGCTCTGGAGATGCTGAATAACCAAAGCTAA
- the argJ gene encoding bifunctional ornithine acetyltransferase/N-acetylglutamate synthase, with amino-acid sequence MADWQKITGGVTAPRGYQAAGITAGLKPSGLPDLALIFSEVEAIAAGVFTTSQVKAACVEYCRQRLQAKHSARAILCNAGQANAATGNQGYLDTLESALAIAQALNISSESVLLASTGVIGQRIKMDALRSGIPKVVAALSETGSDAAAGAIITTDLVTKSIALETTVGDRPVRIGGIAKGSGMIHPNMATMLAFVTCDAMVSPALWQQMLARAADRSFNSITVDGDTSTNDSLIALANGQSRTPAITEWGAEAEKLEAMLTAVCQHLAKAIARDGEGATCLIEVEVTGAHDELSARQIAKTIAGSSLVKSAIFGRDPNWGRIAAAAGRAGIPFEQENLQIKLGDFLMLENGQPLTFDRAAASAYLKKTAIGAYLQEDRVLISVNVGNGYGVGKAWGCDLSYDYVRINAEYTT; translated from the coding sequence ATGGCAGATTGGCAAAAAATAACAGGTGGTGTCACAGCACCAAGGGGGTATCAGGCGGCAGGAATTACCGCAGGGTTGAAACCTTCGGGGTTGCCGGATTTAGCTTTGATATTCTCAGAGGTGGAAGCGATCGCAGCTGGTGTCTTCACCACTAGTCAAGTTAAAGCTGCCTGTGTAGAATATTGTCGTCAACGCTTGCAAGCTAAACATAGCGCTCGTGCTATCCTTTGCAACGCTGGACAAGCAAATGCCGCTACAGGTAATCAAGGCTATCTTGATACCTTAGAGTCTGCTCTGGCAATAGCCCAAGCACTTAACATCTCATCTGAATCTGTCTTATTGGCTTCCACTGGGGTGATTGGTCAAAGAATAAAGATGGATGCTTTGCGAAGCGGAATTCCGAAAGTAGTAGCAGCACTATCAGAAACAGGCTCAGATGCCGCAGCTGGAGCGATTATCACTACAGACTTGGTAACAAAATCCATTGCCCTAGAGACAACCGTAGGCGATCGCCCAGTCCGAATTGGCGGCATTGCCAAAGGTTCCGGCATGATTCATCCCAACATGGCAACCATGTTAGCATTTGTTACTTGTGATGCTATGGTTTCGCCAGCCCTTTGGCAACAAATGTTAGCAAGGGCGGCTGATAGAAGCTTTAATTCCATCACAGTGGATGGTGATACCAGTACCAACGACAGCTTAATCGCCTTGGCAAACGGTCAATCTCGCACCCCAGCAATTACAGAATGGGGTGCAGAAGCAGAGAAATTAGAGGCCATGTTAACAGCAGTTTGTCAGCATTTAGCCAAAGCGATCGCTCGTGATGGTGAAGGTGCAACCTGTCTAATAGAAGTAGAAGTAACTGGGGCCCATGACGAACTCTCAGCCCGACAAATAGCCAAAACCATCGCTGGTTCATCCTTAGTTAAATCTGCAATCTTTGGACGCGATCCCAACTGGGGACGCATCGCCGCAGCCGCCGGACGTGCAGGTATACCTTTTGAACAAGAAAACCTGCAAATTAAGTTAGGGGATTTTTTAATGTTGGAAAACGGACAACCCTTAACTTTTGATCGTGCAGCAGCGAGTGCTTATTTGAAAAAAACGGCGATAGGTGCTTATCTCCAAGAGGATAGGGTGTTAATTTCCGTTAATGTTGGCAATGGTTATGGTGTCGGTAAAGCTTGGGGTTGTGATTTGAGTTACGACTACGTGAGGATTAATGCCGAATACACTACGTGA
- a CDS encoding c-type heme family protein — MFNRFKLATKFTLLLLLVFVGAIAVSGFALSHALEQKAETEIAYRSQIIAETMNSVRNYTNTHINPLLTPMVDTQAAFIPERIPSFAVREVFENLRKNKEYKDFLYKDANLNPTNLRDKADVFETQLIEQFRQNPGLKNISGFRDSYDEKMFYNARPFSINNPTCLQCHSTPEVAPKSQIASYGSENGFGWKLNEIIGTQVIYLPAKQVFDDAHQAFVLFISLFIIIFAIVILLINYLLKRNVLQPLKPMAQLAQKLSTNEISVEEAKQFDREKLTSIVQRHDELGQLGRVFQRMVHEISNREQQFKQQLHTLRIEVDEAKRAREVAEIAESKTFQKLQEEAKAIRNKRNAPN; from the coding sequence ATGTTTAATAGATTCAAGTTAGCAACCAAATTTACTTTACTTTTATTGCTGGTGTTCGTTGGCGCGATCGCAGTTAGTGGTTTTGCTTTATCTCATGCGCTTGAGCAAAAAGCAGAAACCGAAATCGCTTATCGCAGCCAAATTATTGCAGAAACTATGAACTCAGTCAGGAACTATACCAATACGCATATCAATCCTCTTCTGACACCGATGGTAGACACTCAAGCCGCGTTTATACCTGAAAGGATTCCCAGCTTTGCGGTCAGAGAAGTTTTTGAAAATCTTCGTAAAAATAAAGAATATAAAGACTTTTTATATAAAGATGCCAACCTAAATCCAACTAATTTACGAGATAAGGCAGATGTATTTGAAACGCAACTTATTGAACAGTTTCGTCAGAATCCAGGATTGAAAAATATATCCGGTTTTCGTGATTCTTATGACGAGAAAATGTTTTATAACGCTCGTCCATTTTCCATTAACAATCCGACTTGTCTACAGTGCCATAGCACTCCTGAAGTTGCTCCTAAAAGTCAGATCGCTAGTTATGGTTCAGAAAATGGCTTTGGCTGGAAACTTAATGAAATTATCGGCACACAAGTTATTTATCTTCCTGCCAAGCAAGTATTTGATGATGCTCATCAGGCATTCGTTTTATTCATTAGCTTATTTATTATTATCTTTGCCATAGTGATTTTGCTCATTAATTATTTGTTGAAGCGCAATGTCTTACAACCTCTTAAACCAATGGCCCAACTTGCTCAGAAACTTAGTACGAATGAAATTAGTGTTGAAGAAGCAAAACAATTCGATCGCGAAAAACTAACATCAATTGTGCAACGTCATGATGAATTAGGACAATTAGGACGAGTTTTTCAACGCATGGTGCATGAAATTTCTAATCGTGAACAACAATTCAAACAACAGTTGCATACACTGCGGATTGAAGTTGATGAAGCTAAACGTGCGCGGGAAGTTGCAGAAATTGCTGAATCAAAAACGTTCCAAAAATTGCAGGAGGAGGCAAAAGCCATCAGAAACAAACGGAATGCTCCAAATTAA